One window of the Glycocaulis alkaliphilus genome contains the following:
- the flgK gene encoding flagellar hook-associated protein FlgK — translation MALNGILGNAMSGIQASQLGMRSVSNNIANVNTPGYARTKVDLIARSAAGIGMGVQVAGITRVADVFLQAASLRAGSDAAKATTSAALLDRLQSQFGGTQDAGGLYGRLVKAFESIGAAAVDPVERVARLSAASDLQSFFDEASRLSAEVRALRDEADRRIGSGVERVNEILAELQSLNTQAQALNASGSDSTGVTNRQAELLDELSGLMDIRAEVQPDGRLFVRTENGTALLDNARLQLSYVPSGTGAYGADYGRITAVVSSSGATVDLTSSIRSGELRALMDMRDIELPAIAAQLAEFTAGTSDALNAAHNNSASYPPQTTMTGRNTGLIANDLLSGSGIATLAVVTDDGELVNRIDLEFTAGGFTVNGNAGTTVDDLVNELNAALGGDGTASFSGGRLVINATAPGTGLATVQDESSPSDLGGGRGFAHFFGLNDIITSARPSFFDTGLGAGTPLGTSAGQEMTFRVSTPDGRSTTEITIPADQATLGDFVNALNNPATGMGGFGTWSLDSEGALSFTPSSAYASYDFDLVSDSTSRGDTGLALSQLFGIGDAARMSRAEAFSVRSDLRSNSANISFSQLDIGAGTVPGDLVLTAGDGRGGQALYNAFSATRRFDGAGAFAGGTATLQEYGARLSGDVGTRAARAERAADSALSVKEAADRKRMDVEGVNMDEELANMILYQQAYNAAARMIQASKEMTDVLLNMGR, via the coding sequence ATGGCGCTGAACGGAATTCTCGGCAATGCGATGTCTGGTATCCAGGCAAGCCAGCTCGGCATGCGCTCGGTCTCCAACAATATCGCCAACGTCAATACGCCTGGCTATGCCCGCACCAAGGTAGACCTGATCGCCCGCTCGGCGGCCGGTATCGGCATGGGCGTCCAGGTGGCGGGGATCACCCGCGTGGCCGATGTGTTCCTGCAGGCTGCTTCCCTGCGCGCCGGGTCCGATGCCGCCAAGGCGACCACCAGTGCTGCCCTGCTGGACCGGCTGCAGAGCCAGTTTGGCGGCACGCAGGATGCCGGCGGCCTGTATGGGCGCCTGGTGAAGGCCTTTGAATCGATAGGCGCGGCGGCGGTCGATCCGGTCGAGCGCGTGGCGCGGCTGTCGGCGGCGTCCGATCTGCAATCCTTTTTCGACGAGGCCAGCCGCCTGTCTGCCGAGGTGCGCGCCCTTCGCGATGAGGCGGACCGGCGCATTGGCAGCGGGGTAGAGCGCGTCAATGAGATACTCGCCGAGCTGCAATCGCTCAACACGCAGGCCCAGGCGCTGAATGCCTCGGGCTCGGACTCAACCGGCGTGACCAACAGGCAGGCCGAACTGCTCGACGAGCTGTCCGGCCTGATGGACATCCGCGCGGAGGTTCAGCCCGACGGGCGGCTTTTTGTGCGCACCGAGAACGGCACGGCCCTGCTGGACAATGCCCGGCTGCAGCTGAGCTATGTGCCGTCCGGAACCGGCGCTTATGGCGCCGATTACGGGCGCATCACGGCGGTGGTCTCGTCCTCGGGGGCAACAGTTGACCTGACCAGCTCGATCCGGTCTGGCGAGCTGCGTGCCCTGATGGACATGCGCGACATCGAGCTGCCCGCCATCGCGGCACAGCTAGCCGAGTTCACGGCGGGTACGTCCGATGCGCTCAACGCCGCGCACAACAACTCCGCCTCCTATCCGCCGCAGACCACCATGACCGGGCGCAATACCGGACTGATCGCCAATGATCTGCTGAGTGGCAGCGGCATTGCCACGCTCGCGGTGGTGACTGATGACGGCGAGCTGGTGAACCGGATTGATCTGGAATTCACTGCCGGCGGTTTCACAGTCAATGGCAATGCCGGGACCACGGTTGATGATCTGGTAAATGAACTCAACGCCGCCCTTGGCGGGGATGGTACGGCCAGCTTCTCCGGCGGGCGTCTGGTCATCAATGCGACTGCGCCGGGTACAGGACTGGCGACGGTGCAGGACGAGTCCAGCCCGTCCGATCTCGGCGGCGGGCGCGGATTTGCGCATTTCTTCGGCCTCAATGACATCATCACCTCGGCCAGGCCGTCCTTCTTTGATACCGGGCTGGGTGCAGGCACGCCGCTGGGCACCAGTGCCGGACAGGAGATGACGTTCCGCGTCTCGACACCCGATGGCCGCTCGACAACCGAGATCACCATTCCGGCCGATCAGGCGACGCTGGGCGATTTCGTCAATGCGCTGAACAATCCGGCCACCGGCATGGGCGGGTTTGGCACCTGGTCGCTCGATAGCGAAGGCGCATTGAGCTTCACCCCATCGAGTGCCTATGCCAGCTATGATTTCGACCTTGTCAGCGACAGCACGTCGCGCGGCGATACAGGGCTTGCCCTGTCGCAGCTGTTTGGCATTGGCGACGCGGCGCGCATGTCACGCGCCGAAGCGTTTTCGGTCCGCTCTGATCTGCGCAGCAATTCCGCGAACATCTCGTTCTCGCAGCTTGATATAGGGGCAGGTACGGTGCCCGGCGATCTGGTGCTGACCGCGGGGGACGGGCGGGGCGGGCAGGCGCTCTATAACGCGTTTTCCGCGACACGCCGTTTCGACGGGGCGGGCGCGTTTGCCGGGGGCACGGCGACCTTGCAGGAATATGGCGCGCGGCTGTCCGGCGATGTGGGCACGCGTGCCGCCCGCGCGGAACGGGCCGCAGATTCTGCGCTGTCGGTAAAGGAAGCTGCCGACCGCAAGCGCATGGATGTCGAAGGCGTCAATATGGATGAGGAGCTGGCCAACATGATCCTCTACCAGCAGGCCTATAACGCCGCTGCACGCATGATCCAGGCGTCCAAGGAAATGACGGACGTGCTTCTGAATATGGGCCGCTAG
- a CDS encoding flagellar hook-length control protein FliK, whose protein sequence is MLPGYAIADTLFAALSAGRGEAARTAAGDTGEAGGFEALLRDEAGGNNAPAKSSAGQTGGQAKLVDVSAEINTEASAEITGQPAPAPSVAPEPDPLELPVSVEGSHVEDSLDDGQAQDGTDPAIIVMPPETGAAPGNVESIATDEPEPSNIRAHSLTEGESPAAGMQNGAAEADMADADTAEDSRPDEARDTTGKADAGKSAGAEPAAPAAPAAPSSDAAQGTGKPAEAPANQAAQPSHAEPGQPKAASGQQAPVQPQTPAQAQAAAPQSAPAADPAGGTRAPEAAQTASTNAQQAKADLIAQPGKAEGDVPNTAALRRETGRGMTRGPEGLAQARAAAEKAETGAKDAPVQARSSATLPANPAPSQAPATPPQPAAPAVSMAAMLTALQSGIAAPEALEASEATELRLESSSPLLARNESASVAGTRTTSAMPHLRMASGHVAELGQMIARRFADGSRSFDIRLDPPELGRVQVRLEIGADRSVQAMLTAEKPEALAELQRNARELEKALADAGLDLGENGIGFALSEGGSDEQAERDPEERGAQPSITSNLTISEESISAPVSRYGFLMTGRTGVDMRI, encoded by the coding sequence ATGCTGCCTGGCTATGCCATTGCTGACACCTTGTTTGCTGCCCTGTCTGCGGGCCGTGGCGAGGCTGCGCGCACTGCGGCCGGTGACACAGGCGAAGCTGGCGGGTTCGAGGCTTTGCTCCGCGATGAAGCTGGCGGCAACAACGCGCCCGCCAAATCATCTGCCGGCCAGACAGGCGGGCAGGCAAAGCTTGTGGATGTCAGTGCAGAGATCAACACAGAGGCCAGCGCCGAAATCACCGGTCAGCCCGCACCTGCGCCGTCTGTGGCGCCGGAGCCTGACCCGCTGGAACTGCCGGTCAGCGTTGAAGGCAGTCATGTTGAAGACAGCCTTGATGACGGCCAGGCGCAAGACGGCACGGATCCCGCCATCATCGTCATGCCGCCCGAAACCGGCGCGGCACCGGGCAACGTCGAAAGCATCGCGACTGACGAACCCGAACCGTCCAATATCCGCGCCCACAGCCTGACTGAGGGAGAGTCCCCGGCTGCGGGCATGCAAAACGGCGCAGCTGAAGCAGACATGGCTGACGCTGACACAGCCGAAGACAGCAGGCCTGACGAGGCGCGCGATACAACCGGCAAGGCTGACGCCGGCAAGAGCGCCGGAGCCGAACCTGCCGCCCCGGCCGCCCCGGCCGCGCCGTCCAGTGATGCTGCCCAAGGGACAGGCAAACCCGCAGAAGCCCCGGCCAATCAGGCAGCCCAGCCCAGTCATGCCGAACCCGGCCAGCCTAAAGCGGCGTCCGGTCAACAGGCCCCTGTGCAACCGCAAACACCGGCGCAGGCGCAGGCCGCGGCCCCACAGTCCGCACCGGCCGCAGATCCTGCAGGCGGAACACGCGCGCCTGAAGCGGCCCAGACCGCCTCCACTAACGCCCAGCAGGCAAAGGCAGACCTCATCGCACAGCCGGGCAAAGCCGAGGGCGATGTGCCCAACACCGCCGCCCTGCGCCGTGAGACGGGGCGCGGCATGACGCGCGGGCCTGAAGGTCTTGCGCAGGCACGCGCCGCCGCTGAAAAAGCAGAGACGGGCGCCAAGGACGCGCCCGTGCAAGCGCGCAGCTCAGCCACCCTGCCTGCCAACCCGGCACCGTCACAGGCACCAGCCACACCGCCCCAGCCTGCCGCACCGGCCGTATCAATGGCCGCCATGCTGACAGCCCTGCAATCTGGTATCGCTGCGCCCGAAGCGCTGGAGGCCAGCGAAGCCACGGAGCTCCGTCTGGAAAGCAGCTCGCCGCTTCTGGCTCGCAATGAGAGCGCCAGCGTGGCGGGCACGCGCACCACATCGGCCATGCCGCATCTGCGCATGGCATCGGGCCATGTGGCCGAGCTTGGCCAGATGATCGCCCGGCGCTTTGCCGACGGTTCGCGCAGCTTTGATATTCGCCTTGATCCGCCAGAGCTTGGCCGGGTGCAGGTGCGCCTCGAGATCGGGGCCGACCGCTCCGTCCAGGCCATGCTGACGGCTGAAAAGCCCGAAGCGCTGGCCGAACTGCAGCGCAATGCGCGCGAGCTGGAGAAGGCGCTGGCCGATGCCGGGCTGGATCTCGGTGAAAACGGCATAGGCTTTGCGCTGAGCGAAGGCGGCAGTGACGAACAGGCAGAGCGTGACCCCGAAGAGCGCGGCGCCCAGCCCTCGATCACCAGCAATTTGACTATTTCAGAAGAGTCCATCTCCGCCCCGGTGAGCCGCTACGGCTTTCTGATGACGGGTCGGACCGGCGTGGACATGAGGATTTGA
- a CDS encoding flagellar hook assembly protein FlgD — MTDLNPIAQAQQAASGVNQTTTVSSAKSLTDNFDTFLTLLTSQLQNQDPLSPMESQEFVSQLVQFSSVEQQIQSTQAIQALLNVQAALAQLSSVDYIGKYALVQTSGSLLSEGRAEWSYQLPQDATSTQLVITNEQGATVGTMSGQTGAGEHRLVWDGKDTDGNTLPDGVYHLEVIAFDADGQRIEDVSVLVGGRVTGVELSEGQAIVEIGGMQVPASRIVRLREVPPDPVEQQPVTDPVDEEEDEPEAVS; from the coding sequence ATGACTGACCTGAACCCCATTGCCCAGGCCCAGCAGGCTGCCAGCGGCGTCAACCAGACGACCACGGTATCTTCGGCAAAGAGCCTGACGGACAATTTCGATACCTTCCTGACATTGCTGACCTCCCAGCTGCAGAACCAGGACCCGCTCAGCCCGATGGAGTCACAGGAATTTGTCTCCCAGCTGGTGCAATTCTCCTCCGTTGAGCAGCAGATCCAGTCCACGCAGGCGATTCAGGCGCTGCTTAACGTTCAGGCCGCGCTCGCCCAGCTTTCCAGCGTTGATTATATCGGCAAGTACGCGCTGGTGCAGACCAGCGGTTCGCTGCTGAGCGAAGGGCGTGCGGAGTGGAGCTATCAGCTGCCCCAGGACGCCACCTCTACCCAGCTTGTCATTACCAATGAGCAGGGCGCTACCGTCGGCACTATGAGCGGCCAGACCGGCGCAGGCGAGCACCGTCTCGTCTGGGACGGCAAGGACACCGATGGCAACACACTGCCAGACGGCGTCTATCATCTCGAGGTTATCGCCTTCGACGCGGACGGCCAGCGCATCGAGGATGTCAGCGTTCTCGTTGGCGGCCGCGTGACCGGCGTCGAGCTGAGCGAAGGCCAGGCCATCGTCGAGATCGGCGGCATGCAGGTGCCAGCCTCACGCATTGTCCGCCTGCGCGAGGTACCCCCCGACCCGGTTGAACAACAGCCCGTGACCGACCCTGTCGATGAAGAGGAAGACGAGCCCGAAGCCGTCTCGTAA
- a CDS encoding flagellar hook protein FlgE, with the protein MSLNSALAAGASGLISNSSALAGISDNIANVNTVGYKRVNTNFFPNYSLTSGAGDVRYAAGGTSTLSKLDVSTSGLLNPASSSTSLAIDGNGFFVVRPNSQNATGFDPVLFTRSGNFETDSAGFLRNAAGMYLYGWPVQADGTVNANPSNLDQLEAINLSNIGGAAEATSSVRINANLQASQEVSPAAATYDATDPTLNMASGAVTADFQRTIQIYDSQGGVRSVTLSLLKSANANQWHAELHIDPATDITTGAGLNSGQIATGILAFNTDGQIDVANTTLPSTLNFLGSDNLGALGANDFQWSAGTGIGGQTIELDLGAAGTPGGITQYDSPSTLNSTRVNGAIFGAFASVDVDTQGFVSARFTNGVVRKIYQIPVATVANPNGLATAGGSAFYVTPESGAFTLNIPGAGASGQIAPKALENSNVDIATEFSNLIITQRAYSASSRIITTADEMMAEAIQMKR; encoded by the coding sequence ATGAGCCTCAATTCAGCCCTGGCGGCCGGCGCATCCGGCCTGATCTCCAACTCCTCTGCACTGGCGGGGATTTCAGACAATATCGCCAACGTGAACACGGTCGGCTACAAGCGCGTGAACACGAATTTCTTCCCGAACTACTCGCTGACGTCCGGCGCAGGTGATGTGCGCTATGCGGCGGGGGGCACCTCCACCCTGTCCAAGCTGGATGTGTCCACCAGCGGGCTCTTGAACCCCGCCAGCTCCTCCACCTCGCTGGCCATTGACGGCAATGGCTTCTTCGTGGTGCGCCCCAACTCCCAGAACGCCACCGGCTTTGATCCGGTCCTGTTCACGCGCTCGGGCAATTTCGAGACGGATTCTGCCGGCTTCCTGCGCAATGCGGCAGGCATGTATCTCTATGGCTGGCCGGTACAGGCCGACGGCACGGTCAACGCCAACCCGTCCAATCTGGACCAGCTTGAAGCCATCAACCTGTCCAATATCGGCGGCGCGGCAGAAGCAACCTCATCGGTGCGCATCAACGCCAACCTGCAGGCCAGCCAGGAAGTGTCTCCGGCTGCTGCCACCTATGATGCCACCGACCCGACGCTGAACATGGCGTCCGGCGCGGTCACGGCGGACTTCCAGCGCACCATCCAGATCTATGACAGCCAGGGCGGTGTGCGCTCGGTGACGCTGTCGCTTCTCAAATCTGCCAATGCCAATCAGTGGCACGCCGAGCTTCACATTGACCCGGCAACCGACATCACCACCGGCGCTGGCCTCAATTCCGGCCAGATCGCGACCGGCATTCTCGCCTTCAACACGGACGGCCAGATCGACGTCGCCAACACCACCCTGCCCTCCACGCTGAACTTCCTGGGGTCGGACAATCTAGGAGCGCTGGGCGCCAACGACTTCCAGTGGTCGGCCGGTACGGGCATCGGCGGGCAGACGATCGAGCTCGATCTGGGCGCAGCCGGCACGCCGGGCGGCATCACCCAGTATGACAGCCCGTCGACGCTGAACTCCACGCGTGTCAACGGGGCCATTTTCGGCGCGTTTGCGAGCGTGGATGTGGACACGCAAGGCTTTGTCTCGGCCCGCTTCACCAACGGCGTCGTGCGCAAGATCTACCAGATCCCGGTGGCCACGGTGGCCAACCCGAACGGGCTGGCAACGGCTGGCGGCTCGGCCTTCTACGTCACGCCGGAATCAGGCGCGTTCACGCTGAACATTCCCGGCGCCGGCGCCTCCGGCCAGATCGCCCCCAAGGCGCTGGAAAACTCCAATGTCGATATCGCGACCGAGTTCTCCAATCTCATCATCACCCAGCGTGCCTATTCAGCATCGTCACGCATCATCACGACCGCTGACGAGATGATGGCCGAAGCGATCCAGATGAAGCGGTAA
- a CDS encoding DUF1153 domain-containing protein, with amino-acid sequence MERRIKKENYVIGPDGSPLTVADLPSANTKRWVIRRKAEVVAAVRGGLISLDEACERYRLTVEEFLGWQRAIERHGLAGLRTTRIQDYRH; translated from the coding sequence ATGGAACGTCGTATCAAGAAAGAAAACTATGTGATCGGGCCCGATGGCAGCCCGCTCACCGTGGCCGACCTGCCGTCGGCCAACACCAAGCGCTGGGTGATCCGCCGCAAGGCGGAAGTCGTCGCAGCCGTGCGCGGCGGACTGATCAGCCTGGATGAAGCCTGCGAGCGTTATCGCCTGACCGTGGAGGAATTCCTCGGCTGGCAGCGCGCGATCGAGCGTCATGGCCTTGCCGGCCTGCGCACGACCCGCATCCAGGACTACCGGCACTAG
- the fliF gene encoding flagellar basal-body MS-ring/collar protein FliF codes for MNALFEQLAKFGVGRLTAILGLTIGVAAALVIFTMSMNGSREALLYSGLQPQDTAAVSERLGQANIPYSLREGGTAVFVDRQRVDEARLRVAQGGALGFGSVGYEIFDETDALGTTSFVQNINAKRALEGELARTINTIGVVSGARVHLVLPERRLFSQQVQEPSASVILNLRGQITPEQIATVRDLVATAVPGLSASRITIADDRGRLLASPSDDGSVTSAALEGRRSSLESQLRDRVRDVVEGIVGPGAARVVVTADLSRESITESSQTYDPEGQVRSGRESTEEFTREPAGRNTGAVSVAENLPDTGQGADAGGAGMAETGRNSRVENFLNSSTTRTRIIEAGAIERLSVSVVVDEVMTRGEDGSPVFTPRSEEEIARIRQLAGVAAGLNAERGDVIEVAQLRFSRPDLDVGTPASSGFSLSRGDIMRIAEIAVLFITALLIVFMVARPLIKGAISGPAPALASAGGHALPSQARQAAIGHSGDGQFALPDSGDPDETIDIAHIDGQVKKSSVKKVSTLVEKHPDESMAILRTWMHES; via the coding sequence GTGAACGCGCTATTTGAACAACTCGCAAAGTTTGGCGTTGGCCGCCTGACGGCCATACTCGGCCTGACCATCGGGGTGGCCGCAGCGCTGGTCATCTTCACGATGAGCATGAATGGCTCACGCGAGGCGCTGCTCTATTCCGGCCTGCAGCCGCAGGACACGGCCGCCGTCAGCGAACGCCTCGGCCAGGCCAACATCCCCTATTCGCTGCGCGAAGGCGGCACAGCCGTGTTCGTCGACCGCCAGCGCGTGGACGAGGCCCGCCTGCGCGTGGCGCAGGGCGGCGCGCTGGGCTTTGGCTCTGTCGGCTACGAAATTTTTGACGAAACAGATGCGCTGGGCACCACCAGCTTTGTCCAGAACATCAACGCCAAGCGCGCGCTGGAAGGCGAGCTGGCCCGTACCATCAACACGATTGGTGTGGTCAGCGGCGCGCGCGTGCATCTGGTTCTGCCCGAACGCCGGCTGTTTTCCCAGCAGGTGCAGGAGCCGTCCGCCTCGGTCATCCTCAATCTGCGCGGCCAGATCACGCCTGAGCAGATCGCCACCGTGCGCGACCTTGTGGCGACGGCCGTTCCCGGCTTGAGCGCCAGCCGCATCACCATTGCCGATGACCGGGGCCGGCTGCTGGCCAGCCCCTCTGATGACGGCTCGGTAACCAGTGCCGCTCTGGAAGGGCGCCGCTCCAGCCTGGAGTCCCAGCTGCGCGACCGTGTGCGCGATGTGGTGGAGGGCATTGTCGGCCCCGGTGCGGCCCGCGTGGTGGTCACCGCCGATCTCAGCCGCGAAAGCATCACCGAAAGCAGCCAGACCTATGACCCTGAAGGCCAGGTGCGTTCGGGGCGCGAGTCCACCGAAGAATTCACGCGCGAACCGGCCGGGCGCAATACCGGCGCGGTATCTGTGGCCGAAAACCTCCCCGACACCGGGCAGGGCGCGGACGCGGGCGGCGCAGGCATGGCCGAAACCGGCCGCAATTCGCGGGTGGAGAACTTCCTGAACTCCTCCACCACCCGCACGCGCATCATCGAGGCCGGTGCCATCGAGCGCCTGTCTGTGTCGGTTGTCGTCGACGAAGTAATGACGCGCGGCGAGGACGGCTCGCCCGTCTTCACGCCGCGCAGCGAGGAAGAAATCGCCCGCATCCGTCAACTCGCCGGTGTCGCGGCCGGGCTTAATGCCGAACGCGGCGACGTGATCGAAGTGGCTCAGCTGCGCTTCTCGCGGCCCGACCTTGATGTCGGAACACCCGCCAGCTCAGGCTTCTCGCTCAGCCGCGGCGACATCATGCGGATTGCCGAGATCGCCGTTCTGTTCATCACCGCCCTGCTGATCGTGTTCATGGTCGCCCGCCCGCTCATCAAGGGCGCCATTAGCGGTCCGGCCCCGGCACTGGCCTCTGCCGGCGGGCACGCCCTGCCCTCTCAGGCGCGCCAGGCCGCCATAGGCCATTCCGGTGACGGCCAGTTCGCTTTGCCCGACTCCGGTGATCCGGATGAGACCATCGACATCGCCCATATCGATGGCCAGGTGAAAAAATCGTCTGTGAAGAAGGTCTCCACGCTCGTCGAGAAGCACCCTGACGAGTCCATGGCGATCCTGCGCACCTGGATGCATGAGAGCTAG
- the fliG gene encoding flagellar motor switch protein FliG has translation MIAPAVKRKLVDDPSALDGPEKAAVILMALGEEQAALWEMMDEEEIRIVSQAMASLGNVSSQAVEKLIVEFVGSMSTTGSISGSVERTQRLLASFLPEERVEAIMEELRGPAGRTMWDKLGNVNEMVLANYLKNEYPQTVAVILSKVHSEHAARVLSALPEDFALEVVQRMLRMEPVQREILDKIEMTLRNEFMSNLARTSKQDSHEMMADIFNNFDRQTENRFLAALEERNRDSAEKIRSLMFVFEDLGKLDPQGIQTLLRAVNKDQLGLALKGASDSLRDLFFSNMSERAAKILREDMQTMGPVRLKDVDQAQQAMVNSAKDLAAKGEILIAEGGGDDELIY, from the coding sequence ATGATTGCACCGGCCGTAAAACGCAAACTTGTCGACGACCCGTCAGCGCTTGACGGGCCGGAAAAGGCTGCCGTCATCCTGATGGCGCTGGGCGAAGAGCAGGCCGCGCTCTGGGAGATGATGGATGAGGAGGAAATCCGCATCGTCTCGCAGGCCATGGCCTCGCTTGGCAACGTGTCCTCCCAGGCGGTCGAAAAGCTGATCGTGGAATTTGTCGGCTCCATGTCGACGACCGGCTCCATCTCAGGCTCGGTGGAACGCACACAGCGCCTTCTGGCCAGCTTCCTGCCCGAAGAGCGCGTCGAAGCCATCATGGAAGAGCTGCGCGGCCCGGCCGGCCGCACCATGTGGGACAAGCTGGGCAATGTGAACGAGATGGTTCTGGCGAACTATCTCAAGAACGAATACCCGCAGACCGTGGCCGTTATCCTGTCCAAGGTGCATTCCGAGCACGCCGCCCGCGTCCTCTCCGCCCTGCCGGAAGATTTCGCCCTTGAAGTTGTCCAGCGCATGTTGCGCATGGAGCCGGTCCAGCGCGAAATCCTCGACAAGATCGAGATGACCTTGCGCAACGAATTCATGAGCAATCTGGCGCGCACCTCCAAGCAGGACAGCCATGAAATGATGGCTGACATCTTCAACAATTTCGACCGGCAGACCGAGAACCGCTTCCTGGCGGCACTCGAAGAGCGCAACCGGGACAGTGCGGAGAAAATCCGCTCGCTCATGTTTGTCTTTGAGGATCTGGGCAAGCTGGACCCGCAAGGCATCCAGACATTGCTGCGCGCGGTCAACAAGGACCAGCTCGGCCTGGCACTGAAAGGTGCCTCGGACTCGCTGCGCGATCTGTTCTTTTCCAACATGTCAGAGCGCGCCGCGAAAATCCTGCGCGAGGACATGCAGACCATGGGGCCTGTGCGCCTGAAAGACGTCGATCAGGCCCAGCAGGCCATGGTCAACAGCGCCAAGGACCTCGCCGCCAAGGGCGAAATACTCATCGCCGAAGGCGGCGGTGATGATGAGCTGATCTACTAG
- a CDS encoding FliH/SctL family protein, whose product MTVLTTRHTPFGFDRVFASDGTVLRDGDRVKRLLTLSEAQEKAEAAAAQALKADNAEAARAAAEALKTLTGRIQAILARMEAESEAMRADAARLAVVAARQIAGAALAAHGDETVLECARSIMDDLRAEPRIAIRVTPALADAIAERLYAEAENRGLEGAVVVRADEEVATGDCVLEWRSGSVERTASDIEARIAELVERWLAAPRDGASDTQNSDEAEPLKELNHG is encoded by the coding sequence ATGACCGTTTTGACCACGCGCCACACACCTTTCGGTTTTGACCGGGTCTTCGCATCCGACGGCACGGTGCTGCGCGATGGCGACCGCGTCAAACGCCTGCTCACTCTGTCCGAAGCGCAGGAAAAAGCCGAAGCGGCCGCAGCCCAGGCGCTGAAAGCGGACAATGCCGAAGCGGCCCGCGCCGCAGCCGAGGCGCTCAAAACCCTGACCGGACGGATACAGGCCATCCTTGCGCGCATGGAAGCCGAATCCGAGGCCATGCGGGCAGATGCCGCCCGCCTGGCCGTCGTCGCCGCCCGCCAGATTGCCGGCGCCGCGCTCGCTGCCCATGGTGACGAGACCGTTCTGGAGTGTGCCCGCTCCATCATGGACGATCTGCGCGCCGAACCGCGCATTGCCATCCGTGTCACGCCGGCGCTCGCCGACGCGATCGCCGAGCGTCTCTATGCTGAAGCGGAGAACCGGGGCCTCGAAGGCGCCGTCGTCGTGCGCGCTGACGAGGAAGTGGCTACCGGCGACTGCGTGCTGGAATGGCGCTCGGGCTCTGTCGAGCGCACCGCATCGGACATTGAAGCGCGCATAGCCGAACTGGTCGAGCGCTGGCTGGCCGCGCCGCGTGATGGCGCAAGCGACACACAAAACTCAGACGAAGCCGAGCCGCTCAAGGAGCTCAACCATGGCTGA
- the fliN gene encoding flagellar motor switch protein FliN, whose product MADTTDLDLPDLNNGGGDTGPEDSGPAALPSQSLVDESIRTAVDLAPVYDVPVNISAVLGKTHIDVSSLLKLTSGSVLELDRKVGEAIDIYVNNRLVARGEVVVVDDRLGVTMTEIIKDGDSA is encoded by the coding sequence ATGGCTGATACAACCGATCTGGACCTGCCCGATCTCAATAATGGCGGCGGCGACACCGGACCGGAGGATTCCGGCCCCGCCGCCCTGCCCTCCCAGTCGCTGGTCGATGAATCTATCCGCACCGCAGTGGATCTCGCGCCCGTCTATGACGTGCCGGTCAATATCTCTGCCGTGCTCGGCAAGACGCATATCGACGTGAGCTCGCTGCTGAAGCTCACCTCCGGTTCGGTGCTGGAGCTCGACCGCAAGGTCGGTGAGGCCATCGACATCTACGTCAATAACCGCCTCGTGGCGCGCGGCGAGGTCGTCGTCGTCGACGACCGGCTGGGTGTGACCATGACCGAGATCATCAAGGACGGGGATTCCGCATGA